The Williamsia sp. DF01-3 genome has a window encoding:
- a CDS encoding NAD-dependent succinate-semialdehyde dehydrogenase: MTDPVADFRELLEQVPAGLWIGGTSVDASDGSTFSVDDPATGTSLLRVADATPDDANTALESALAVADEWAATAPRKRSEILRATYDLVQDHADDMATIMTLEMGKALPDSKSEITYGGEFLRWFAEEAVRVSGRFTPSPGGTGRIMVTHAPVGVALAITPWNFPLAMGTRKIGPALAAGCTMIVKPAQETPLTMLYLAKLLGEAGLPGGVLSILPTSKAADVTEPLIADPRVRKISFTGSTPVGRSLLGQAAENVQRTSMELGGNAPFLVFDDADLDKAVEGAFAAKTRNGGEACTAANRFLVQEGIAEQFTAALTAKMKSMVLGPGYDPKTTLGPMVNTKQQTSIAKAVAAAVADGARVRLGADPENLPNSVTSTDDAGCYYPATVLDQVPADADIVRNEIFGPVAVISTFTAEDEAIEAANSTEYGLAAYLYTQDLDRALRVADKIESGMVGINRGVISDVAAPFGGVKQSGIGREGGSEGIYEYLTTKYIALT; the protein is encoded by the coding sequence ATGACTGATCCTGTTGCTGACTTCCGCGAGCTCCTCGAGCAGGTTCCCGCCGGCCTGTGGATCGGTGGGACCTCGGTGGACGCATCCGACGGCTCCACGTTCTCGGTGGACGACCCGGCCACCGGCACGTCCCTGCTCCGCGTGGCCGATGCCACGCCCGACGACGCGAACACCGCCCTCGAGAGCGCGCTCGCGGTGGCGGACGAGTGGGCTGCCACCGCGCCGCGCAAGCGATCGGAGATCCTGCGCGCCACCTACGATTTGGTCCAGGACCACGCCGACGACATGGCCACGATCATGACCCTCGAGATGGGCAAGGCACTGCCCGATTCGAAGTCCGAGATCACCTACGGCGGCGAATTCCTGCGGTGGTTCGCCGAAGAGGCCGTTCGGGTTTCGGGCCGGTTCACCCCGTCGCCAGGGGGCACCGGACGGATCATGGTGACCCACGCCCCCGTCGGGGTGGCGCTGGCGATCACGCCGTGGAACTTCCCACTCGCGATGGGCACCAGGAAGATCGGCCCGGCGCTGGCCGCGGGATGCACGATGATCGTCAAGCCCGCCCAGGAGACCCCGCTGACCATGCTGTACCTCGCCAAGCTGCTCGGCGAGGCAGGACTGCCCGGCGGCGTGCTCTCCATTCTCCCGACCAGCAAGGCGGCCGACGTCACCGAGCCGCTGATCGCCGATCCCCGCGTACGCAAGATCAGCTTCACCGGGTCGACCCCGGTCGGCCGGAGCCTGCTCGGACAGGCAGCCGAGAACGTTCAGCGGACGTCCATGGAGCTCGGCGGAAACGCACCCTTCCTCGTGTTCGACGACGCCGATCTCGACAAGGCGGTGGAAGGTGCGTTCGCAGCGAAGACCCGCAACGGGGGCGAAGCGTGCACGGCAGCCAATCGCTTTCTCGTCCAGGAAGGTATCGCCGAACAGTTCACCGCGGCGCTGACGGCGAAGATGAAGTCCATGGTTCTGGGGCCCGGCTACGATCCGAAGACCACACTGGGCCCGATGGTCAACACCAAGCAGCAGACGTCCATCGCGAAGGCTGTGGCTGCCGCAGTAGCCGATGGGGCCCGGGTGCGGCTGGGCGCCGATCCGGAGAACCTGCCGAACTCTGTCACGTCGACCGATGACGCGGGGTGCTACTACCCCGCAACGGTTCTCGACCAGGTGCCGGCAGACGCGGACATCGTGCGAAACGAGATCTTCGGTCCCGTTGCCGTCATCAGTACGTTCACCGCCGAGGACGAAGCCATCGAGGCCGCGAACTCCACCGAATACGGCTTGGCGGCTTACCTTTACACCCAGGACCTGGACCGGGCGCTGAGGGTGGCCGACAAGATCGAGTCGGGGATGGTCGGGATCAACCGAGGCGTGATCTCCGATGTCGCGGCACCGTTCGGCGGCGTGAAGCAATCCGGGATCGGGCGCGAAGGTGGCTCCGAAGGCATCTACGAATACCTGACCACCAAATACATCGCACTGACGTAG
- a CDS encoding isopenicillin N synthase family oxygenase: protein MSSPILTVDISQWRRGGDAAEALCRAVDESLQTAGFLLVTGHGIDPALPADLRAAARRFFALPTDVKSRYAVAVGGRGWIGPGMEANGSADGSETPPDLKETYNCGAQTPTGDPVVDAAWFPPNVWPAEVPELEELFTEYCRQMKLLSDDLLALMSTSLGLDAGHDFLGRAERATWTSNINHYPALTEVGRPEEGQFRIGAHTDFGTVTVLDREPGSGGLQVYTEDGGWADAPYDPEALTINIGDLLEYWTGGRWPAGRHRVLPPQADAPDEDLMSLIFFYELDHDAVVTPLGPPVGAAHGQPPVVAGEFIMERLEAITVTAS, encoded by the coding sequence ATGAGCAGCCCGATTCTCACCGTCGACATCTCACAGTGGCGCCGGGGCGGCGACGCAGCCGAGGCTCTGTGCCGGGCAGTCGACGAGAGCCTGCAGACGGCAGGTTTCCTGCTGGTCACCGGCCACGGCATCGACCCGGCACTTCCCGCCGATCTCCGAGCGGCCGCGCGCCGGTTCTTCGCCCTTCCGACCGACGTCAAGAGCCGCTACGCGGTGGCCGTCGGTGGTCGCGGATGGATCGGACCGGGCATGGAGGCCAACGGTTCTGCCGACGGGAGCGAGACGCCGCCCGATCTCAAGGAGACCTACAACTGCGGCGCGCAGACGCCGACCGGTGACCCGGTGGTGGACGCCGCATGGTTCCCGCCGAACGTCTGGCCGGCGGAGGTGCCCGAACTCGAGGAGTTGTTCACCGAGTACTGCCGTCAGATGAAGCTGCTGTCCGACGACCTGCTCGCGCTGATGAGTACATCGCTCGGGCTCGATGCCGGACACGACTTCCTCGGCCGGGCCGAACGAGCCACGTGGACGTCCAACATCAACCACTACCCCGCGCTGACCGAGGTGGGTCGTCCCGAGGAAGGACAGTTCCGGATCGGGGCGCACACCGACTTCGGCACCGTCACCGTTCTCGACCGCGAACCGGGGTCCGGCGGTCTCCAGGTCTATACCGAGGACGGCGGCTGGGCGGACGCCCCCTACGACCCCGAGGCCCTGACGATCAACATCGGAGACCTCCTCGAATACTGGACGGGCGGACGATGGCCGGCAGGCCGCCACCGTGTGTTGCCTCCGCAGGCCGACGCTCCCGACGAAGACCTGATGTCGCTCATCTTCTTCTATGAACTCGATCACGATGCGGTGGTGACCCCACTGGGCCCACCGGTCGGTGCGGCACACGGCCAACCCCCGGTTGTCGCAGGTGAGTTCATCATGGAGCGGCTCGAAGCGATCACCGTCACAGCGTCCTGA
- a CDS encoding nucleoside deaminase, producing the protein MSTSTDVSPATLLETAYAEAQQSLIEGGIPIGAALFAADGTLLGRGHNMRVQNDDPSVHGETAAFRNAGRQRDYRSTIMVTTLAPCWYCSGLIRQFDIGSVVIGETRNFQGGEDWLADLGVSVTVVDDPRCVAMMADFIDGNPGLWNEDIGVAEETGR; encoded by the coding sequence ATGAGCACCTCCACCGACGTCTCGCCCGCAACGCTGCTCGAGACCGCATACGCCGAAGCCCAGCAGAGTCTGATCGAGGGCGGGATCCCGATCGGGGCCGCACTGTTCGCCGCCGACGGAACACTGCTCGGACGTGGTCACAACATGCGCGTACAGAACGATGACCCGTCGGTACACGGCGAAACCGCGGCCTTCCGCAACGCCGGGCGGCAACGCGACTACCGATCGACCATCATGGTGACCACGCTGGCGCCGTGCTGGTACTGCAGCGGCCTCATCCGTCAGTTCGACATCGGCTCGGTGGTCATCGGTGAGACCCGGAACTTCCAGGGCGGTGAAGACTGGCTTGCCGACCTGGGTGTGTCGGTCACCGTCGTCGACGACCCACGGTGCGTGGCCATGATGGCCGACTTCATCGACGGCAACCCCGGGCTGTGGAACGAAGACATCGGCGTCGCCGAGGAGACCGGCCGATGA
- a CDS encoding acyl-CoA dehydrogenase, translating into MTANEADTFTATDIDPEVRTADLPEKHTPEEDTELLADNLRIALDGRWRSTREAVREQLNRSELLPDPSLPLDQARARILEIMRELAGHGFPRAGFLEKHGGTGDIGASISAIELLGYADLSLMVKAGVQWGLFGGAVENLGTDVHHQKYVPGLINLDVLGCFAMTETGHGSNVQAIQTTATYDTATGEFVVNSDTKLARKDYIGGAAEHAKVAAVFAQLVTGGPDEEPTGRGVHCFVVPLRDDDGNDLPGITTSDCGYKGGLAGVDNGRIVFDRVRIPRENLLNRYADVAEDGTYSSPIENENRRFFTMLGTLIRGRVSVAATAGAAGRKALTIATRYALVRRQFEQPDSDDEIVIMDYLAHQRKLLPLIAKSYALAFAQNEIIEELHELQSAEDLDEDRQRQLEGAAAGLKAMTTWHASHTINVCREATGGAGYLDENQLSIMRGDIDVFTTFEGDNTVLTQLVAKELLSAYAQDVRGLNTVGWARFIAGMARDVFLEKSAARQVVQTLMDTSGEDPEESELTNRGTQIRLFRNREDHLLRTCANRLRRATDDDADPFEVFNGAQDHLLKVGTAHIERVVLESFIEAIDKCDSKAGTELLGKVCDLYVYSALEADLEWFLMHRHISVERAKAIRRGVNDLCAALRPHARTLVDGFAVPEELLKTAMVEDQLS; encoded by the coding sequence ATGACGGCGAACGAAGCGGACACCTTCACGGCAACGGACATCGATCCCGAGGTCCGAACCGCAGATCTACCCGAGAAGCACACCCCCGAGGAAGACACCGAGCTGCTGGCCGACAACCTGCGCATCGCACTCGACGGACGCTGGCGGTCCACCCGTGAAGCGGTGCGAGAGCAGCTGAACCGTTCCGAGTTGCTACCCGACCCGTCGCTCCCGTTGGACCAGGCCCGCGCTCGCATCCTCGAGATCATGCGTGAACTGGCCGGTCACGGGTTCCCCCGCGCCGGATTCCTGGAGAAGCACGGAGGCACCGGCGACATCGGTGCTTCGATCAGCGCGATCGAACTCCTCGGCTACGCCGATCTGTCGCTGATGGTGAAAGCGGGAGTCCAGTGGGGCCTGTTCGGCGGCGCGGTAGAGAACCTCGGCACCGATGTCCACCACCAGAAGTACGTACCCGGCCTGATCAATCTCGATGTGCTCGGCTGCTTCGCCATGACCGAGACCGGACACGGCTCCAATGTGCAGGCCATCCAGACCACGGCCACCTATGACACCGCCACCGGCGAGTTCGTCGTCAACTCAGACACCAAACTGGCACGTAAGGACTACATCGGCGGCGCGGCAGAGCATGCCAAGGTCGCGGCGGTCTTCGCCCAGCTGGTGACCGGTGGTCCCGACGAAGAACCGACCGGCCGAGGCGTGCACTGTTTTGTGGTCCCGCTCCGTGACGACGACGGCAACGATCTCCCGGGGATCACCACCAGCGACTGCGGATACAAGGGCGGCCTGGCGGGAGTCGACAACGGCCGCATCGTCTTCGACCGCGTACGCATCCCCCGCGAGAACCTGCTCAACCGCTACGCCGACGTCGCCGAGGACGGCACTTACAGTTCGCCCATCGAGAACGAGAACCGTCGGTTCTTCACAATGCTCGGCACCCTCATCCGGGGCCGGGTCAGTGTGGCGGCCACGGCCGGTGCCGCGGGCCGCAAAGCGCTGACCATCGCGACCCGGTATGCATTGGTGCGCAGGCAGTTCGAACAGCCGGACTCCGACGACGAGATCGTCATCATGGACTACCTGGCACATCAGCGAAAGCTGTTGCCCCTCATCGCGAAGTCGTACGCGCTGGCGTTCGCACAGAACGAGATCATCGAGGAACTGCACGAATTGCAGTCCGCCGAAGACCTGGACGAGGACCGTCAGCGTCAACTCGAAGGCGCTGCCGCCGGCCTGAAGGCGATGACCACCTGGCATGCCTCGCACACCATCAACGTCTGTCGTGAAGCCACCGGTGGCGCGGGCTACCTCGACGAGAACCAGCTGTCGATCATGCGCGGCGACATCGACGTGTTCACGACCTTCGAAGGCGACAACACAGTCCTCACGCAGCTCGTCGCCAAAGAACTGCTGTCGGCGTACGCGCAAGACGTTCGCGGACTCAACACCGTCGGCTGGGCGCGGTTCATCGCGGGGATGGCCCGCGACGTGTTCCTGGAGAAGTCCGCTGCGCGCCAGGTGGTCCAGACCCTGATGGACACCTCGGGCGAAGATCCCGAAGAGTCCGAGCTGACCAACCGCGGCACCCAGATCCGGCTGTTCCGCAACCGCGAAGACCATCTCCTGCGGACCTGCGCCAACCGGTTGCGTCGGGCGACCGACGACGACGCCGATCCGTTCGAGGTGTTCAACGGGGCCCAGGACCATCTGCTCAAAGTGGGTACGGCGCACATCGAACGGGTGGTACTCGAGTCGTTCATCGAGGCCATCGACAAGTGCGACAGCAAGGCCGGAACCGAACTGCTCGGCAAGGTCTGCGACCTGTACGTCTACTCGGCTCTCGAGGCAGACCTCGAATGGTTCCTGATGCACCGGCACATCTCGGTCGAACGCGCAAAGGCGATCCGACGCGGCGTCAACGACTTGTGTGCGGCACTGCGTCCGCATGCGCGCACGCTCGTCGACGGGTTCGCTGTGCCAGAAGAACTGCTCAAGACAGCGATGGTCGAAGACCAGCTCAGCTAG
- a CDS encoding agmatine/peptidylarginine deiminase encodes MSQWRMPAETAPQEKVWMAFPAPGYSLGDTDAARDEARRTWAAVAHSICEFEPVTMLVDPDELPAARKYLSRDVEILAAPLNDAWARDVGPTFVLDEDGTLGAVDWVFNGWGAASWARWDRDQHIGTLIAEMSGAQRIDSPMINEGGGIAVDGDGTVLLTESVQLGEGRNATWSREDVEDELRRTIGAETAIWLPYGLTRDNQKFGTRGHVDIVAAIPSPGVVLVHDQQDPDHPDHAVSARIREVIAAAEPGWQIIDVPAPTVLTDDEGPVDYSYINHLVINNAVIACSFDDPNDARAAAILSEVYPGREIRTVDARPLFERGGGIHCITQHQPAGRRI; translated from the coding sequence ATGTCGCAGTGGCGGATGCCCGCCGAAACAGCTCCGCAAGAAAAGGTGTGGATGGCTTTCCCGGCACCAGGCTATTCACTCGGCGACACCGACGCCGCACGTGATGAAGCCCGCCGGACATGGGCGGCGGTGGCACACAGCATCTGTGAGTTCGAACCGGTCACGATGCTCGTCGACCCGGATGAGTTGCCCGCGGCCCGCAAATACCTCTCCCGCGACGTCGAGATCCTCGCGGCTCCGCTCAACGACGCCTGGGCGCGCGACGTCGGGCCGACATTCGTGCTCGACGAGGACGGCACCCTCGGAGCCGTCGACTGGGTGTTCAACGGATGGGGGGCTGCCTCGTGGGCGCGATGGGACAGAGACCAGCACATCGGCACGCTGATCGCCGAGATGTCGGGGGCCCAGCGCATCGACTCGCCGATGATCAACGAGGGCGGTGGCATCGCGGTCGACGGCGACGGCACGGTGCTGCTGACCGAATCGGTCCAGTTGGGCGAGGGCCGCAATGCCACGTGGTCTCGTGAAGACGTCGAGGACGAGCTGCGGCGGACGATCGGCGCCGAGACGGCGATCTGGTTGCCGTACGGCCTCACCCGCGACAACCAGAAGTTCGGCACCCGTGGGCACGTCGACATCGTCGCGGCCATCCCGTCGCCGGGTGTGGTGCTGGTGCACGACCAGCAAGACCCCGACCACCCCGATCACGCGGTGAGCGCTCGGATCAGAGAGGTGATCGCCGCGGCGGAACCCGGGTGGCAGATCATCGACGTCCCGGCCCCCACGGTGCTGACCGACGACGAGGGACCCGTGGACTACAGCTACATCAACCACCTCGTCATCAACAACGCCGTGATCGCCTGCAGCTTCGACGATCCGAATGACGCACGGGCTGCGGCAATCCTGTCCGAGGTGTACCCGGGGCGTGAGATCCGCACGGTCGACGCGCGGCCGTTGTTCGAGCGAGGCGGGGGCATCCACTGCATCACGCAGCATCAACCGGCCGGCCGTCGGATATGA
- a CDS encoding PucR family transcriptional regulator yields the protein MVLALHEVLDRHLAATDPQVLSGHGRLGNEVRWVHSSEIFEIGPLLSGGELLLTTGLGLAGTDAGTRRHYIRELATRDVAGVAVELGRTFDEVPDEMIREASSVQLPLIALHTVVPFIDLCRAANTDIVSREVGVLRRRGELDAALHALMAAGAGAPAIVKAIAAAIGCPLVVLGKNNALMAAEGVDDDHSAWQVVDAQSASVPVQSRGQVIATLVAGPSSLDADTMMSLLDLGAGPLGVALSMSRELGGLRHRAAATLMSDLLNRRVDRRPDLMMRSRAAGFDPARAVCIVPVAISAPAPRMAAQLTATVTKKLSVQSLHADVHATSYALFAMTDQARDQITQVCAAFAGIAGEATIVVGDAARVDARDLSDALLTARRALAIASGSRRAMARHTDAVSSVRALAAELAVETLGAAVRDDLVTSVGPLVEWDRTHGSELTHTLEVHLRHGCSATRSAVALHLGRQSLYQRLERIRELLGFDFAAPETYPSVLLALCAHRSAVRSASGQAD from the coding sequence ATGGTTCTGGCGTTACACGAGGTCCTCGACCGACACCTGGCGGCAACCGATCCGCAAGTGCTCAGTGGTCACGGACGGCTCGGCAACGAGGTCCGCTGGGTGCATTCCAGTGAGATCTTCGAGATCGGTCCGCTGCTGTCAGGTGGTGAACTCCTGCTCACCACAGGACTCGGACTGGCGGGCACCGACGCCGGTACGCGCCGTCACTACATCCGCGAGCTCGCCACTCGCGACGTCGCCGGTGTGGCAGTGGAATTGGGCAGAACCTTCGACGAGGTTCCTGACGAGATGATCCGCGAGGCCTCGTCGGTGCAACTCCCGCTGATCGCGCTACACACCGTGGTCCCGTTCATCGACCTGTGCCGCGCCGCCAACACCGACATCGTCTCGCGCGAAGTCGGGGTGCTCCGCCGACGAGGTGAACTCGACGCGGCGCTGCACGCGCTGATGGCGGCCGGTGCCGGTGCGCCTGCGATCGTGAAGGCCATCGCGGCTGCCATCGGTTGCCCACTGGTGGTGTTGGGCAAGAACAATGCGCTGATGGCCGCCGAGGGTGTGGACGACGACCATTCGGCGTGGCAGGTGGTGGACGCGCAATCCGCGTCGGTGCCGGTGCAGTCGCGTGGCCAGGTCATCGCGACCTTGGTCGCCGGTCCGTCGTCGCTCGATGCGGACACCATGATGTCGCTTCTCGACCTCGGTGCCGGACCTCTGGGTGTGGCGCTGTCGATGTCACGCGAGCTAGGAGGGCTGCGCCATCGGGCCGCGGCCACTCTGATGTCTGATCTGCTCAATCGGCGGGTCGATCGCCGCCCCGACCTCATGATGCGTTCTCGGGCAGCAGGTTTCGACCCGGCCCGCGCTGTGTGCATCGTTCCGGTGGCGATCTCTGCCCCGGCGCCCCGGATGGCTGCGCAGCTGACGGCGACCGTGACGAAAAAGCTGTCCGTGCAGTCGCTGCACGCCGACGTACATGCGACCTCCTACGCGCTGTTCGCCATGACCGATCAAGCCCGCGACCAGATCACCCAGGTCTGTGCAGCGTTCGCCGGAATCGCCGGGGAGGCAACGATTGTGGTCGGGGATGCTGCGCGTGTTGATGCCCGTGACCTGTCCGATGCCTTGCTGACCGCACGGCGAGCTCTGGCGATCGCCTCCGGATCCCGGCGGGCGATGGCCCGTCACACCGATGCGGTTTCCTCGGTTCGCGCGCTCGCGGCGGAACTCGCGGTGGAGACTCTCGGCGCAGCGGTCCGCGACGACCTGGTGACCTCTGTCGGGCCGCTGGTCGAATGGGATCGGACCCACGGGTCAGAGCTCACCCACACCCTCGAGGTGCATCTTCGACATGGTTGCAGCGCAACACGATCCGCGGTTGCCCTGCATCTGGGCAGACAGAGTCTGTATCAACGTCTCGAACGGATCCGGGAGCTGCTGGGATTCGACTTCGCGGCGCCCGAGACATACCCGTCTGTTTTGCTGGCCCTCTGCGCGCACCGCAGCGCGGTGCGATCGGCTTCCGGTCAGGCGGACTGA
- a CDS encoding nitrilase-related carbon-nitrogen hydrolase — translation MQLITALTAPPSLCRDTDSGRAPIRVGLVQHRWQPDTDALLADLAEGVEMAAGAGAGLVCLPEITLLRYPAFVRGGANPGESAEDLDTGPTFAFASAMAKQHNIFLHASLYEKNSAENGTTYDDGLGFNTAIMVSPTGELVAKTRKIHIPITAGYYEDTYFRAGPAEPDPYPVHSPAGLDATLGMPTCWDEWFPEAARAYSLAGAEIIVYPTAIGSEPDFPDFDTQPLWQQVIVGNGIANGTFMVVPNRTGNEGEITFYGSSFISDPYGRILVQAPRDEPAVLVAELDLAQRRDWLTLFPFLKTRRPDTYGRLVDPVATHGHFGAGDV, via the coding sequence ATGCAGCTCATCACTGCCCTGACGGCGCCGCCATCACTGTGCCGGGACACCGACTCAGGACGTGCACCGATACGGGTGGGTCTCGTGCAGCATCGCTGGCAGCCCGACACCGATGCCCTCCTGGCCGATCTCGCCGAGGGCGTCGAGATGGCCGCCGGGGCCGGGGCGGGCCTGGTGTGTCTGCCCGAGATCACCCTGCTGCGGTATCCGGCGTTCGTTCGAGGTGGCGCCAACCCGGGCGAGTCCGCCGAGGACCTCGACACCGGGCCCACATTCGCCTTCGCCTCGGCAATGGCGAAGCAGCACAACATCTTCCTGCACGCGTCGCTGTACGAGAAGAACTCGGCGGAGAACGGCACCACCTACGACGACGGCCTCGGGTTCAACACCGCCATCATGGTCTCACCGACCGGTGAGCTGGTGGCCAAGACACGCAAGATCCACATCCCCATCACGGCCGGCTATTACGAGGACACGTACTTCCGGGCAGGACCCGCCGAACCCGACCCGTACCCCGTGCACTCACCGGCCGGACTCGACGCCACCCTGGGGATGCCGACATGCTGGGACGAATGGTTCCCCGAAGCCGCACGCGCGTACTCGCTGGCCGGGGCCGAGATCATCGTCTACCCCACCGCCATCGGATCCGAGCCCGACTTCCCCGACTTCGACACCCAACCCCTGTGGCAGCAGGTGATCGTCGGAAACGGGATCGCCAACGGCACCTTCATGGTGGTACCCAACCGCACCGGGAACGAAGGCGAGATCACCTTCTACGGTTCGTCTTTCATCTCCGACCCGTACGGCCGCATCCTTGTCCAGGCGCCGCGCGACGAACCTGCCGTGCTGGTCGCCGAACTCGACCTCGCCCAGCGTCGTGACTGGCTCACACTGTTCCCGTTCCTGAAGACCCGGCGGCCTGACACCTATGGTCGTCTTGTCGATCCGGTTGCGACACACGGCCACTTCGGCGCCGGAGACGTCTGA
- a CDS encoding cytosine permease has translation MTSTTPRTEPVADAAPSSYGSKVLAVEPGGNEFIPLEARHGKPRSMFWTWTAPNLEFATIFVGVLSVLYFGLSFWQALAAVALGNLLGALAHYALSARGPLHGVPQMVLGRLGFGYRGNIVPAAFMTVMCGIGWFATNSVSGALALNTLFGLPSVLALLIVVLAQTAFAFFGHNLVQGFERIAAPLLAIVFVIAGVIIFSKADLGAPGTDGGAGLGGFLLTVGTAFGYTAGWTPYAADFTRYLPATVSRFKTGFFASSGLFVSTTALMAVGAASVTIGSDAESPTDAFTGHLPSAVADLTLLAIAVGAVAANAINLYSGGMAFVTMGFKMSLGIQRALVTVVFGVVGFLVAWWALADAAESYETFLLIVAYWIGPWLGIVFADQILRRNRPVAAMLYNPKYTNWGGLSAFLIALVASVLLFSNQERYVGFVAEAVPELGDITFFAGFVIAFAGYFVLSRNKIRRDYQSA, from the coding sequence ATGACATCGACCACTCCCCGAACAGAGCCCGTCGCCGACGCGGCGCCCAGCTCGTATGGCAGCAAAGTGCTTGCGGTCGAACCAGGCGGCAACGAGTTCATCCCGCTCGAGGCCCGGCACGGCAAACCGCGCAGCATGTTCTGGACGTGGACCGCGCCCAATCTCGAGTTCGCGACGATCTTCGTCGGGGTCCTGTCGGTCCTGTACTTCGGTCTCAGCTTCTGGCAGGCCCTCGCCGCGGTGGCGTTGGGCAACCTCCTCGGTGCCCTCGCTCATTACGCCCTCTCCGCTCGCGGCCCGCTGCACGGGGTACCGCAGATGGTTCTGGGCCGCCTCGGCTTCGGCTACCGCGGCAACATCGTGCCCGCCGCGTTCATGACCGTCATGTGCGGCATCGGCTGGTTCGCGACCAACAGCGTCAGCGGAGCGCTGGCCCTCAACACGCTGTTCGGTCTTCCTTCGGTGTTGGCGCTCTTGATCGTCGTATTGGCGCAGACAGCATTTGCGTTCTTCGGACACAACCTCGTCCAAGGGTTCGAGCGCATTGCCGCGCCCCTGCTCGCCATCGTGTTCGTGATCGCCGGCGTCATCATCTTCAGCAAGGCCGATCTCGGCGCGCCCGGAACCGACGGTGGTGCCGGACTCGGCGGATTCCTCCTGACCGTGGGTACGGCGTTCGGTTACACCGCCGGCTGGACCCCCTACGCGGCCGACTTCACCCGCTACCTTCCCGCGACCGTGTCCCGGTTCAAGACCGGGTTCTTCGCCTCGTCAGGGCTGTTCGTGTCCACCACGGCACTGATGGCCGTCGGCGCCGCGTCGGTGACCATCGGCTCGGATGCGGAGAGTCCCACCGACGCATTCACCGGGCATCTGCCGTCGGCCGTGGCGGATCTGACGTTGCTGGCCATCGCGGTCGGGGCAGTCGCCGCCAACGCGATCAACCTCTACTCCGGCGGAATGGCCTTCGTCACCATGGGATTCAAGATGTCGCTCGGTATTCAGCGGGCGCTCGTCACCGTGGTGTTCGGAGTCGTGGGATTCCTGGTTGCCTGGTGGGCACTGGCCGACGCGGCCGAGTCGTATGAGACCTTCCTGCTGATCGTCGCCTACTGGATCGGCCCGTGGCTCGGCATCGTGTTCGCCGACCAGATCCTTCGCCGGAACCGTCCCGTGGCCGCGATGCTGTACAACCCGAAGTACACGAACTGGGGCGGACTGTCGGCCTTCCTGATCGCGCTCGTCGCCTCGGTGTTGCTCTTCAGCAACCAGGAACGATATGTCGGTTTCGTCGCCGAGGCCGTCCCCGAATTGGGAGACATCACGTTCTTCGCCGGATTTGTCATCGCGTTCGCCGGATACTTCGTGCTGTCGCGCAACAAGATTCGTCGCGACTATCAGTCCGCCTGA